The Malus sylvestris chromosome 12, drMalSylv7.2, whole genome shotgun sequence genome contains a region encoding:
- the LOC126591753 gene encoding uncharacterized protein LOC126591753, whose translation MGEFVFHGYFFKDDCENTKLGFTSRGSMICSTIWQNNLTLMANVCLIVSHRNTCVTRTIIRLLEKSANLKWPTDGHFRQENEVFAVLIRGHIHDPLQIMAESLSLNFQKLISMVLSLAVGAEQIGCSSFSPNLVEIENFYWMLILPTLLSPHATEHPMLMDHALEIFIAIWNATLETMILQFSLTLPQFLSVKSTVMHSFAINDLDQSQKSKHNILLEHFGARKASLGLAYFNFHDNGITALLQFNLAISFLSSYFPYVHRWHVLLWSLSASYKLYLLGMFKAAMSYTGPWCFELIIKLVRSVGVQLYHTIYTHAILGLWTARSLEQTCSVMYGVLSHFGNVHVIKTWAILFADHSFMVKELLRLVELIQYCVDDANLSDASLLTPRMPDYYSINTKFDDTYLQNVSRYKLKIILGHCSVPLSASGSLMPKFFGYITFLDFWKLVCLWNASRFGNLAFSPRVYAATYPATEVKFARIELVPHYYIFYPLPAMVFWAFSFRQTKGEVEYHFRRCVLHSSCTSTETMHGRSTTWQAWLKICLEANFLVVCLEIHTALVLEASIMIRFLEPQGLGEQAAQASTCQLDGMRTCLILRGREC comes from the exons ATGGGTGAGTTCGTGTTCCATGGATACTTTTTTAAGGATGATTGTGAAAACACCAAATTGGGATTTACTAGTAGAGGTTCCATGATTTGTTCTACAATTTGGCAAAATAATTTAACTCTGATGGCCAATG TTTGTCTCATTGTCTCCCATCGCAACACATGTGTTACTAGAACCATTATCAGGCTTTTGGAAAAATCTGCCAACTTGAAATGGCCTACAGATGGACATTTTAGACAAGAAAATGAAGTGTTTGCCGTTCTTATCCGTGGACACATACATGATCCTCTCCAAATCATGGCAGAGTCACtttctcttaattttcaaaagttGATTTCTATGGTTCTTTCTCTAGCAGTGGGTGCTGAGCAGATTGGTTGCTCTTCTTTTTCTCCTAATCTTGTTGAGATTGAGAACTTCTATTGGATGCTTATTCTTCCCACGTTGCTGTCTCCGCATGCGACTGAGCATCCTATGCTCATGGATCATGCATTGGAAATTTTCATAGCAATCTGGAATGCTACACTAGAAACTATGATATTACAGTTTTCTCTAACTTTGCCTCAGTTCTTGAGTGTCAAGTCAACAGTTATGCATTCATTTGCTATCAATGACCTTGACCAGTCACAAAAAAGCAAGCACAATATTCTCCTGGAGCACTTTGGTGCAAGAAAAGCTAGTTTAGGCCTTGCTTACTTCAATTTTCATGATAATGGGATTACTGCTCTTCTCCAATTCAATCTGGCAATATCTTTTTTAAGCTCTTATTTCCCTTATGTTCATCGATGGCACGTACTTTTATGGAGCCTATCAGCAAGTTACAAACTATATCTGCTTGGGATGTTTAAAGCTGCTATGTCTTACACAGGACCATGGTGTTTTGAGCTAATTATCAAGCTGGTGAGAAGTGTTGGGGTCCAGCTGTACCACACTATATATACCCACGCCATTTTGGGACTTTGGACTGCCAGGAGTCTTGAACAAACCTGTAGTGTGATGTATGGTGTTTTGAGCCATTTTGGAAATGTTCATGTTATCAAGACTTGGGCCATTTTGTTTGCAGATCATTCCTTCATGGTCAAAGAGCTATTACGTTTGGTCGAGTTGATACAATATTGTGTGGATGATGCCAATTTGTCTGATGCATCGCTACTTACTCCGAGGATGCCAGATTATTATTCGATCAACACCAAATTTGATGATACCTACTTGCAGAATGTATCACGGTATAAATTGAAGATCATTTTGGGTCATTGTTCAGTACCATTATCTGCATCAGGATCATTAATGCCAAAGTTCTTTGGTTATATCACTTTTCTGGATTTTTGGAAGCTAGTGTGCTTGTGGAATGCTAGCAGATTTGGGAATTTAGCATTTTCACCAAGGGTATATGCGGCTACATATCCAGCAACTGAGGTCAAGTTTGCTAGGATTGAATTGGTACCCCACTATTATATTTTCTATCCTTTGCCAGCCATGGTGTTTTGGGCTTTCAGCTTTCGTCAAACCAAAGGAGAGGTTGAATATCATTTTAGGAGATGTGTGCTTCATAGCTCCTGCACTTCTACAGAGACCATGCATGGTAGAAGCACAACTTGGCAGGCTTGGTTGAAAATCTGTTTGGAAGCCAATTTTCTTGTGGTCTGTTTGGAGATTCACACTGCACTGGTTTTGGAGGCATCTATCATGATACGTTTTTTGGAACCCCAAGGCTTGGGAGAACAAGCCGCGCAAGCCTCTACATGCCAACTTGACGGCATGAGGACATGCCTTATTTTAAGGGGGAGGGAATGTTAG